The Aquitalea magnusonii region GCCAGCACAGAATCCGACCCGCCCACAGCCGGTGCGGCTGCATTTTGCAGCGCAAGATATCGCAAATGCGAATGGTCTGTAAGCCTTCCACTACAAGGATTTGCGCTTTTCTTGCTTTGCAGCAAGCAAGGCTTGGAATCAACAGAGGCAAAATAACAACACCAACGGCAAGTAGCGCAAGCAAAACGCGCATCAAGCGCAGCCGGATTTTTTAGCAACTGACAAGGTGGCAACACCCAGCCCAAGTGCCTGCAAGGTAGCAAAGCCACTACATTGCAGTTGTGGCAGCATGTTGCCAAAAGCAAGAAACCACGGTCGGCAACCCGCCGACAGATCAGGTTCACTCGACAACACCCCGCCAGCGCAGACCGGCACCGACAAGGACAAATACATGCTCCGCAATACCAAGATTCTCGCCACGCTGGGCCCAGCCTCCAGCACCCCGCAGCAGATCCTGGCGCTGGCCCGCGCCGGGGTAAACGTATTCCGCCTCAACATGAGCCATGGCAGCCACGACGACCACCGCGCCCGCCTGGCCGCCATTCGTGCCGCCGAAACCGAACTGGGCCGCCCCATCGGCGTGCTGGTTGATCTGCAAGGCCCCAAGCTGCGCATCGGCACCTTCCCGCAAGGCCCCGTCAGCGTGAGCGCCGGCCAGTCTTACCGCTTCGTGCTGGATCAGGTGGCCGGAGATGGCCAGCAAGTCACCCTGCCCCACCCGGAAGCCTTTGCCGCGCTGGAACACGGCCATCACATCCTGGTGAACGACGGCAAGCTGTCGTTTCACGTGGAACGTGTGCAGGACCGGGTGATTGAAACCACCGTGGTGGTGGGTGGCGAACTGTCCGACCGCAAGGGCTTCAACCTGCCGCAAACCATCCTGCCGCTGTCGGCCATTACCCCGAAAGACCGCAAGGACGCCGAATTCGCCCTGCAGGAAGGGGCAGACTGGATTGCGCTGTCCTTTGTGCAAACGGCTGAAGACGTACGCGAACTGCGCCAGATGATAGGCAGCAGCGTGGGCATTGTGGTGAAGATTGAAAAACCGTCGGCCGTAGACCAGCTGGACGAGATTGCCGAGCTGGCCGACGCGGTGATGGTGGCGCGTGGCGACCTGGGCGTGGAACTGCCGCCGGAAGACGTGCCGGTGGTACAGCGCCGCATCGTGCATCAGTGCCGCCACCTGGGCCGTCCGGTGATTGTGGCTACCCAGATGCTGGAATCCATGATTACCGCCCCCACCCCCACCCGTGCCGAGGCCAACGACGTGGCCACCGCCGTGTATGAAGGTGCCGACGCCGTCATGCTGTCGGCGGAAACCGCCGCCGGCTCCTTCCCGGTGGAAGCCGTACAGATCATGGACCGGGTGATCCGCCGCGTGGAAAGCGCACCGGACTACCGCCGCGTGATGGCACTGGACTACAGCGCCGCCGACGCGCCGGAACAGGCCGATGCCATTGCCGCCTGTGTGCGCAAGGTAGCCGCCATCCTGCCAGTCACCGTGTCTGCCGCCTTTACCACCTCCGGCTCCACCTGCCTGCGCCTGGCGCGCGAACGGCCGCACACCCCCATCATGGGCATCTCGCCACGGCTAAGCACCGCCCGCCGCCTGACCCTGGTATGGGGCGTGGTGGCCTATAACGGCCCGGATGCCGAGAACCTGGAAGACATGGTGGTGAAAACCACCTTCTGCGCCACCAAGCTGGGGCTGGCCGAACAAGGCAAGCCGATGGTGATCATCGCCGGTGTGCCATTCGGTACGCCGGGTGCCACCAACCTGTTGCGCATCGTCTATCCCTGATCATCCATCCTGGCCATCTGCCGCATGAAAAAAGCCGCCAGTGCATCATCCACTGGCGGCTTTGTCATCTACAGTTCAATCAATCAATCAGTGCCGTAATGCGGCGAGTACGGCCCGAACAACAATCCGTTGTAATGGCCGGCATACAACAGGCGATTACTGGTGATGGCTGCCACGTCATGACCACTATCACTCAGATTGTGAGCAATCTGCTTGATGGCGGCAGAAATCAGCGTGCCCACCAGTCCTCCACCATTATTGTTGTTCTGGTTTTCCGCACTGGAAGCGCTGGCACTTCCGCTCCACAACTCTGCACCGGTACGCAGGTCCACCAGCCGGGCCGATGCTGCCACCACCGTGACACTGTCCAGCACAGTGTAAGTAGCGCCATATTTGCTGATGGTGACATATAGCGCCGCATCTGCACCAAAGATGTCGCGCAACTTGGCTGGAGTCACCTGATGGATATCCCCCGCCACCGTGAGGCCGTTCTGCTTGAAGGTACTATCCACCAGCGCCACCGGCAGCACATAGTAGCCAGACTCGGCCAACGGGTATGTCAGCAGGGACAGCACGCTGTAACCCGCATTGACATCCGGAGTGTTGTTCAAGGGCGGCAGTACCAGAATGCTGCGGGGCTTGCTGGCCTTGTAAGCGGTGTAATCAAGCTTGGCCGGGGGTTGACTGGCACAGGCCGACAACAAGACTGCCACCACCAGCGCGCTGATCAAGCGTATGAAATGTCGCATGTTCTATCCTTACTTCTGGTATTTCTTCAGCAGGAAATCGATATAGGCCGCTGACTCGGGAAAGGCAGCTTTTTCGGCCTGCAATTGCTGCAAAGCCAGGTCGTCACGACCGGTTTCTGCATACAACATACCCAGATGTGCGCGATAGCCCGGGGGCGGGACATTACCCTTGGCCGCAATGCGCTCCAGTCCTTTTTCCAGCTCGGTAATCTGCTGTTGTGGGCTCTGTCCCTTGAAGTGCTCATACACTTGCGGCTGGTATGCTTCCCACTGGTACAAGGTCTTTGGCGCCTGGGCACAAGCAGCCAACAGGCAAAGGCTTAGCAGCGCCATAAGCCGGCGTGATGCTTTGGTCATTGTCATTACAGGCTCCCGTCCTAGTTGCGTACCGGCTGCCAAGCGCCAGCATCAACCGCTTCTGTCAGGCGGTTCACCGCTTCACGGATCGCCAAATCCAGCACCTTGCCATTCAGGGTAGAGTCATAGCTGGCCGTCCCGCCAAAACCGATCACTTCACGGTTGGACAAGCTGTATTCACCCGCACCCTGCGTGGAATACACCACTTCGGAAGTGGCAGTGTTGACGATGTTCAGATTCACCTTGGCATAGGCAATCTGCTGCTTGCCACGGCCCAGAATGCCGAACAACTGCTGATCGCCCACTTCCTTGCGACCAAACTCGGTGACATCGCCGGTAATTACATAATCAGCACCCTTCAGCTTTTGTGACTGTTGCTTGATGCTGGCTTCCTGCCTGGTTTCCGCCATGTTTTCGCGGTCCAGCACATTGAAGCGGCCGGTCTGCTGCAGATGCGTGGTCAGGATGGTTTTAGCCTGACTGCCCAGACGATCAACACCATCGGAGAACAAACCACGCGCATAACTGGAACGATTATCGAATTTGCCGATGGATATCGGAGTGCGGACGCCCGCATACGGTTTGGCTACGCTATTGACTTGGGCTACCGCCAGGGATTGCGAACTCTCGGTCGCACAGCCAGTCAAGCTGGCCAGCGCGCCCAGCAGAAGCAGGGCGCATGCTTTCTGTTTCATGGTGATTCTCCGCGGATATTCATCACATATTGATAAGCAATGGCCGTATACCAACGCAGGCCATTGAAAATGGACACACTACCATACCATCTACATATATCCAGCACCAATCAATCCAGTATGGGTATTGAGTGAGCAAAGGAAAGTCTCAGTGGCTTGATCTAAAAGGAAATATTGTCATTTCTTAAGAAAAGACTCGTTCAATAAAGTGATAAATGCTTGATAAAGATCAGTCCCATCGGGGCTGGGACTGCAGGTCTTATGCGCTTGCGTTTACGGCGATGCGGGCTGGCTTGGAATATGTCCGGCCAAGGCGGGAATACTTTGCAAGAAGGCATCCAGTTGTGCAGCCCACAAGGCGGCCGGATGACGGCTCAGGCCGTGGCCATCGCCATCCGGCACCGCAGGTGCATGGACAAAACGGGTGGGGCTGCCGCCCGCAGCGAATGCCTGGTGCCAGGCCACCGGTGCATCTGCCCCCCAGTACTGGTCGTTTTCGGCATACAGCCACAGATTGGGTAATACGGTGTGGCGGCCAAAATCGGCATACAGCGTGGTGAGTGCAAAGGGGTCACAACTTTGGCCGGGTGATTTCTCCGGGTTGCCACCAGCGCCACCGGCAAAGTTGATATAGCCAATCACCCCTGGCGGCGTAGTCGCGCCCACTGCCACCGTCAGCAGACCACCAACCGACTGGCCTTCCAACACGATGGGCTGGCCCGCGCCCCAAGGCTGCTGCGCTATCCAGCGGATGGCTGCCTGCACCGCCGCGCCGCCCGCCTCGGCGGTATGACGAAAATCAGGATGACCACTGCACTGGCCCGGTGCCAGCATGCGGGCACTGTGATATTCCGGGTCGCCACCGCCGGTACTGCCATAGCCCGGCCGGATGGGCGCCACGATGATGAAACCCTTGTCCAGCCAGTAGGCAATCTGGCTGCGGCCCATGGGGTATTTCAGCTGATGTCGCTCCTGCGTGCTGCCGGCACGGCCATGGGAAAACAGCAGTACCGGAAACGGTCCGTCCCCTGCCGGGCGGTACAACAGTGCCGGCATGTCCAGCGTGCTGCCAAACAGGCCTGCGCCAGGCAGTGGAATGCTGACTTCCTGCGGGGCAGGCAGACTGGCAGCCCGTACCGACAGCACCAGACCGAGAGCCAGCAGCATGGCCCGGCTGTAACGACGACATTCACGCCACATGGTCTTGCTCCAGAATGTCTGCCAGCAAAGCCGCCAGGCCGGCAGGGTTGTCTTCACTCATCGCGTGGCCGGCGTCAGCCAGCACATGCACGCTCACCCCATCTTGCGCAAGGCAGGTCAGCCCCGGCTGGGGCAAGGAGCGCTCGCCCACCACCACGCTGCGCGGCATGGTGAGCGCCAGTAACTGGCTGCGCCAGCCAGGTTCGACGCCCTGAACCAGCGACACCGCCGCGCGGTGTACCGCAGGCGCATGGCTGGCAGAGAGCGAGCCGGCCCACAGCGGGCTGCCTTCGCGGCTGGCCAGCCGCGCCATGCGGCGCTGGCCACGACTGACAAACTCCTGTTCGCTCAT contains the following coding sequences:
- a CDS encoding CsgG/HfaB family protein, whose product is MKQKACALLLLGALASLTGCATESSQSLAVAQVNSVAKPYAGVRTPISIGKFDNRSSYARGLFSDGVDRLGSQAKTILTTHLQQTGRFNVLDRENMAETRQEASIKQQSQKLKGADYVITGDVTEFGRKEVGDQQLFGILGRGKQQIAYAKVNLNIVNTATSEVVYSTQGAGEYSLSNREVIGFGGTASYDSTLNGKVLDLAIREAVNRLTEAVDAGAWQPVRN
- the pyk gene encoding pyruvate kinase, giving the protein MLRNTKILATLGPASSTPQQILALARAGVNVFRLNMSHGSHDDHRARLAAIRAAETELGRPIGVLVDLQGPKLRIGTFPQGPVSVSAGQSYRFVLDQVAGDGQQVTLPHPEAFAALEHGHHILVNDGKLSFHVERVQDRVIETTVVVGGELSDRKGFNLPQTILPLSAITPKDRKDAEFALQEGADWIALSFVQTAEDVRELRQMIGSSVGIVVKIEKPSAVDQLDEIAELADAVMVARGDLGVELPPEDVPVVQRRIVHQCRHLGRPVIVATQMLESMITAPTPTRAEANDVATAVYEGADAVMLSAETAAGSFPVEAVQIMDRVIRRVESAPDYRRVMALDYSAADAPEQADAIAACVRKVAAILPVTVSAAFTTSGSTCLRLARERPHTPIMGISPRLSTARRLTLVWGVVAYNGPDAENLEDMVVKTTFCATKLGLAEQGKPMVIIAGVPFGTPGATNLLRIVYP
- a CDS encoding alpha/beta hydrolase family protein, which translates into the protein MWRECRRYSRAMLLALGLVLSVRAASLPAPQEVSIPLPGAGLFGSTLDMPALLYRPAGDGPFPVLLFSHGRAGSTQERHQLKYPMGRSQIAYWLDKGFIIVAPIRPGYGSTGGGDPEYHSARMLAPGQCSGHPDFRHTAEAGGAAVQAAIRWIAQQPWGAGQPIVLEGQSVGGLLTVAVGATTPPGVIGYINFAGGAGGNPEKSPGQSCDPFALTTLYADFGRHTVLPNLWLYAENDQYWGADAPVAWHQAFAAGGSPTRFVHAPAVPDGDGHGLSRHPAALWAAQLDAFLQSIPALAGHIPSQPASP
- a CDS encoding DUF4810 domain-containing protein — its product is MYQWEAYQPQVYEHFKGQSPQQQITELEKGLERIAAKGNVPPPGYRAHLGMLYAETGRDDLALQQLQAEKAAFPESAAYIDFLLKKYQK
- a CDS encoding DUF799 domain-containing protein, which translates into the protein MRHFIRLISALVVAVLLSACASQPPAKLDYTAYKASKPRSILVLPPLNNTPDVNAGYSVLSLLTYPLAESGYYVLPVALVDSTFKQNGLTVAGDIHQVTPAKLRDIFGADAALYVTISKYGATYTVLDSVTVVAASARLVDLRTGAELWSGSASASSAENQNNNNGGGLVGTLISAAIKQIAHNLSDSGHDVAAITSNRLLYAGHYNGLLFGPYSPHYGTD